The Brevinematales bacterium sequence CGGCGTATGACCCTGACGGCAAACTCCTGTGGATGCGTACGGCGGGCGGCCCGGACAGCGATAACGGGTACAATCTCGCCGTGACGGACGACGCTGTATATGTCAATGCCTACTTTACCGGGAGCATGGAATTCGATGACGGGACGAAGGTCAAGGGCAAGGGTAAAATTTCGATGGCGGTGGCTAAATACGATTATGAAGGAAACCTGCTTTGGGTGCAGACCGCGTCCGATGATGAAAATATGTGGGCGCGCGATATAACTGTAGACCAGAGCGGTAACGCATACATGGTCGGGTTTTTCACTAAGGGCGCGACGTTCGGAAAGGTGAAACTGAAACCTATTATGGAAAAAAATATCTTTATCGTGAAATACTCCTCCGGCGGGAAACAGGAATGGGTTAAACAGGCGGCGGGCGGTGATAGTTTTATTACCGGAATATTCGAGAATGGTATCGAGTTCGGCGCCGACGGAAATATATATATTGCCGGGCATATGATCGGCCCCATTAAGTTTGAGAAATTCGAGTATAAGACGAGTATTACAAAGTATTCTAAAAGCGAGTGGCTTTATAATTATGAAGCGTTTATCGCTAAATATACCCCTGACGGCGAATTCGTGTGGATGAAACCGGTCGGTGTCGACCTCGAACCACAGGGTTTCGCAATGGACGGCGACGGTAATTTTTATATGACCGGCTTCTTTACTGGAATACTCTCCGGTCCAGACATAGGGAAAGCGATGGTTGGAAATATCGCGATAAAATCGGTGCTCAATAAAGGCGGGGGGACGGCGGAAGATATATTTATCGCGAAATGGGACAAGGACTGCCATGCGGTCTGGGCTAAGGCGGAAGGCGGTCCGGGTTACGAACGCGGGCACGATATTGCTGTCGGGCCTGACGGGACGGTCGCGGTAACCGGCGCGGTTGACATGGGCGCGGTTTTTGAGAAAAAGAAGCTCAAGGTTAACGCGGTAAAAACCTTTGAATGGGACATTTTTATCGCGCGATTCAGTCCGGACGGTAAATTAATCGATGTCGAGACTATGGGCGGCCCGGCTATGGATATGGGTAACGGCGTTACCGCGGGCGGGGACGGCGAAGTATATGTGACAGGAAGTTTTAATAAGGACGCGGTATTCGGGAAGCAGAAGTTTTCTACTATTCAATACAGCGATAGTTTTCTTATAAAAGTGAAATAAAAATACCGATATATAATTGAAATTTCCTATACATCGGTGATATATTACCATAGGGCTTACTGAGTAAGGGGAATCGGCAGGGGGTTGATATGCTGTTGAAAATTTCCTTGTTCTCTCTATTCGTTCTTTTAACCGCATCGGTATCCGGTATCGCTGAACCGGTTGCGAATACCAATGCTAGTCCTATAGTATCTTATTCTCCCCCGCTGATCATACGCGACCTTTATGTCCGTTTTAGTTTTCTCGGCGGAAGTCTCGAAAGTCTGGGGGTCGACTATTTTTTCGACAGGAGTTTCTGGGCGGGACTTAATGTCGGCCTTACCTTCGTTCCCGGGATTACCCCGGGGCGGACGCTGGTGGTGGTCACCGATACCCTGGAAGCGGGATATTTCTTTATCGGTAATATGGATCAGGATTTCAGGCTGGGTGTGGTAGCGTCGTTCTCCGCATACTTCTGTACGACAGGGGACGTATGGCGCGAAATATCGGACAAACCGGGAGTCGGATTCTATCCCGGCGTATGGCTAAGCGTGGAAATATTCAATATTTTCCTGCGCGCGGGGGTGGTCTACGATTTCAACGCCGATCAGCCGATGATGTTTATGCCCAGCTTCGGGCTGGTTTTTTAATCAAGGAGGCACTATGAAAAAAGCAATATTATTCATTTTAGGGGCGTTGCTTCTTTCCTCGTGCGCGTTCCTGCTTCCCCCCGCAATCAGCGAGGACTATCTTTACTGGCGGGATATCGGGTCTCAGCAATATCAGTATAGTCTGTTTTCCAACTATAGTATAATCGCCGATATAAAAGGCGAATCTCTGATACAGTTCGGTGTGGCTGAGGATAATGAATATTTTTATTTCTATTACCAGTTCGGCACCTACAAAGGCGGAACCTATCTGACGACGATCGGTAAACTGGTTCACCCCGACGGAGGGATCACGGGTAAATATATGACCTCCATGGAGTATCCGTCGAGAGATTACGGGACCGCGTCCAATACGGCCGAGATGATTTTTCCGCTGAATTATTACAACGGCATGAATCTGATACAGAATATGAACGATCAGACCCTCTATCTGTATGTGCAGGATTATTGGAATACTTTATATTTGGTCGATAACGGGATGATCGATCAGTCGATCGGTTATGTGGTATGTGACGATAAAAATATGGAAATTATGGTGAAGAAATCCGCTCTCGGTCTGACCAATCTTGCTCTCAAGGATCTCGTGTTTGTCGTAGGGCGATGGGGCACGGGAAATTCGGACGGGTGGGGCGTCGATAATGGAAATTTCTGTCCGAATAATAACATGCAGGATACCATCCGTTATTATGTAAAAACCGATAAATCGGTAGTCTATCGAGGCGGCCCCACGCAGGGCAGCACGTTCTGGTTCAATAATACCGGCGGCGATTCAATACTTTATACCTCATTTACGAGTCTTCTGCAATCGACTGTGGGGATGGGTATCTTCGATATGGATAATAATTCGACGACGGGGATACTGGCGGTCAAGATTTATACTAACGGTATCGGGGCGAACAGCGGTATGTTCTATTATCTGACCAACTATTCCTCTCAGATACCCCAGGAATACCAGACGGGGTATTTCTTGAAAAACTATGGCTTTGTTACTAACATATCCCAGCTTGCGGACGGAAAACTTCTTGCCCTGCCGGGAAAAAGGATGCAGGTAATAATCGCTTATAACGATGCATCGACCGGGATGACTGTATCGAACAGTTTTTATATCGAAAAGTCCGTATCGTTAGCGTTAGATATTTCCGGCATCATGAGCGGCGGTTATTATTACACCGGACGGGTCGCGTTCCCGAACACGTATAATAATTACAATAACGGCGCGTGGCAGTTCGAATTGCAGAACGGGTATTTTTACGGCACCATCCAGATAGGGGAATCCCAGATACCGAACGGGGTAGGCGGCGGGGGACGTTTGACGTACGCGTACAGCAGTTCGTCTATGGACGGTTTTGCGGCGGACGCCATGTTCCCCGATTGCACCGCGTTCGATATCAACACGCAGGGAATAAAGGTTACCTACGATGGAATTAACGGGTATATAGAAATTTTTAATAAATAGATCACTCGGAAACGGGTAGGGCTACAAATCAGGCGATGATAATGTTTTTTCATGCCGTTGTGCACAACAGCCGAACGATTCCGTTCGGAATTCGATCGAAAAAAAAACGTTTTATTGCATTTCGAAAACAAAACCTTTATACTTTATGCATATTTTTAAGCCGGAAAAAACGTGATACGGGTATATAGTTATTAAATCCAGACCACTTTTGCGTGGCTTTACGCATAGTAGAAACTGCCCGTATAGTTAATTCGAGGGGATGCGGTTGAGAAAGCGAAATCTGATCATCTTCGCGTTAGTGGTGTATCTTGCGGGGATCATCCTCTATCTCCTGTTCGGTTATTTTATCGAACGCTACCAAGTAAAAGAGCGTAACCAGTCGGACATGGAACGCTGGGCGAAAAGTCTGTCGATTATCGCGGGGGAAAGTTATTTTACCTCGGATGACGCTTTTTCCCTGAATGCCAATCCCCGTATACTCTCAAATATCAATACTATGGTTCCGTTGTTCAATGCCCGATGGATTATCTTTCTTGTCGGAACGAACAATATTTATTACTATTCATTTTTCACTTCGGCAACGAATGGCACAGCCGGTATGCGTCTAATATTCAATCCTCCCGAGGGGTGGTATGATTCCATCACGAATCAGGGGTACTACTCGATTATTACCAACGATGCGAAAAAAAAGAACGGCGAATATTTCTACCATCTCCTGAATATTGGCGGCCGTTCGGTGATTGCGGGAATATTTTACGGCGATAATCACGAATTGTTCTCCCAGGGTATCTCACTCTGGCTGAACGCATTACTGACCGGGATATATTTCCTCCTTCTCAGTCTCCCGTTTATGCTGATCTATATTCGGAGCACGCATAAGGAGCACGAACAGCTCGTTCAGATGATGAACACCGACCAGTTGACCTTTTTACCCTCGAGGTCAAGGCTGCTGATGGATCTGAAAAAGATGCAGAACCCAACCGTCATCCTTGTCAACGTCGATTCGTTCAAGCAGATCAATAGTCTCTACGGGAATAAGGCGGGCGATTTTATTCTGATCGGCGTGGCAAACCGTTTTAAGTACCTCCTCCCGAAGGGGGATTACCGGATATACCGCCTGCATTCCGACGAGTTCGCGGTGGTCTCCGATAAGTTCTTCAGCCAATTTGAGTTGACGACCTTTATCGAATTCCTGATAACCGGTATCGCGGATAAAATCTTCTCCTACAACCGCAACGAGATCAGTATCAGTGTCACGGCGGGAGTGGCGAAGGCGTCGATGCTGCTCGAACCCGACAAGGATGAGATATGGCAGTCGCTGGTAACCCATGCGGGGATGGCGTTGAACGTTGCGCGCAGGAATAACCTCAACTTCCTGATCTACGACGAAAGCTCCGAATACTTCAGCAAACCCTCCGATAACGTCAACTGGCTGAATATTATCCGTTCCGCGATCAAGGACGAACGGATCGTGCCGTTCTGTCAACCGATCTACAATAATCATACGAACAAAATAGAAAAATACGAGTGCCTGGTGCGCCTGATAGACGAATCGAACGGGATTATCTCGCCCGCGAACTTTCTCGAAGTCGCGAAGAAGACGCGCCTCCTGCACCAGATATCGCATACGATGATCGAGAAGTCGTTCTCGTTCTTCGAGAATCTGCCCTATCAGTTCTCGGTCAATCTCTCCTTCTCCGATGTGAAAAACAACCAGCTCATCGAGTTCGTCGAGGGGTTACTTATCGCTAAACCGGAGACGGCGAAACGGCTGGTATTCGAGATATTGGAATCCGAGGGGATAGGGGACTTCGAGCGGATACAGGGGTTTGTAAAGAAGA is a genomic window containing:
- a CDS encoding GGDEF domain-containing protein encodes the protein MRKRNLIIFALVVYLAGIILYLLFGYFIERYQVKERNQSDMERWAKSLSIIAGESYFTSDDAFSLNANPRILSNINTMVPLFNARWIIFLVGTNNIYYYSFFTSATNGTAGMRLIFNPPEGWYDSITNQGYYSIITNDAKKKNGEYFYHLLNIGGRSVIAGIFYGDNHELFSQGISLWLNALLTGIYFLLLSLPFMLIYIRSTHKEHEQLVQMMNTDQLTFLPSRSRLLMDLKKMQNPTVILVNVDSFKQINSLYGNKAGDFILIGVANRFKYLLPKGDYRIYRLHSDEFAVVSDKFFSQFELTTFIEFLITGIADKIFSYNRNEISISVTAGVAKASMLLEPDKDEIWQSLVTHAGMALNVARRNNLNFLIYDESSEYFSKPSDNVNWLNIIRSAIKDERIVPFCQPIYNNHTNKIEKYECLVRLIDESNGIISPANFLEVAKKTRLLHQISHTMIEKSFSFFENLPYQFSVNLSFSDVKNNQLIEFVEGLLIAKPETAKRLVFEILESEGIGDFERIQGFVKKMKRYGVKIAIDDFGSGYSNYENILKLGVDYLKIDASLVKELPVSKHCSVLVHSIITFARQLGIETIAEFVYSEEVFKQVVDLGIGYSQGYFIGKPAPIEEVT